TCCCCTCCGCCAAATTGATCGCACCTTCACGAGCGCGCTGAAAACGCGGAGGGGTGGCCGAGTGGCCGAAGGTGCGGCACTGGAAATGCCGTGTACGGGCAACCGTACCGTGGGTTCGAATCCCACCCCCTCCGCCATTCCAGACGAGTGGGTCGATTCACGTGGCTGGTCGGTTGGCGAGAAAGGTCCAGTGGCGAGGCGGCGCCCGATGAGCGCACGCGAGGCGTACTCCCCGTACGTTGAGCGTGCGATCGAGGGCGCCAACGAAGCCAATGGGCCTTTATCGGCGACCGACGCCGGTGGGCCGTGCTAGACGGGGAGGTAGCGGTGCCCTGTAACCCGCAATCCGCTACAGCGGGGTTGAATTCCCTCTCGAGGGCCGGTCGTGTCGAATGAGCCGTACGGGACGGCGTTGAGGGTTGGGCCCCACGCAACGGGATGCGTCGAACCCCGCCAGGCCCGGAAGGGAGCAACGGTAAGGCGCTCCTCCCGTGTGCCGTGGGAGTACCTGACCGGAGCAGGTTTCGTGCGGCGATCGCGGTATGGTCGGTTCGATTGAGGGTGCACGGTCTTTGACCTATCAGGTTCTCGCGAGGAAGTGGCGGCCGCAGGTCTTCGACGCGGTCGTCGGGCAAGACCCGGTCACGCGCACGCTGCGCAACGCGCTGGCCTCCGGTCGGGTCGCGCACGCCTATCTCTTCACCGGCCCGCGCGGGGTGGGCAAGACCACCACCGCGCGCCTCCTGGCCAAGGCACTCGCCTGTACCGCGCGCACCGGCACCGAGGCGTGCGGCGCGTGCCCCTCGTGCCGGGACTTCACCTCGGGCGCGCCGGTGGACGTGATGGAGATCGACGCGGCGTCCAACACGAGCGTCGACGACATCCGGACGCTACGCGAGAACGTCAAGTACGCGCCGGCGCGCGGCCGCTTCAAGGTCTACATCGTGGACGAGGTCCACATGCTCTCGGGCGCGGCGTTCAACGCCTTCCTCAAGACGCTGGAAGAGCCGCCCGCGCACGTGGTGTTCATCCTCGCCACCACCGATCCCAAGAAGATCCCGGCCACCGTGCTGTCGCGCTGCCAGCGCTTCGACTTCCGCCCGATCCCGCCCGAGCTGCTCACCGCGAGCCTCACGCAGATCCTCGAGCAGGAGCGGGTGCCCTTCGAGCCCGGCGCGCTGCCGGTCCTGATCCGCGCGGCGGAAGGAAGCCTGCGCGACGCGCTCTCGCTGCTGGACACCGCGATCGCTTATGGCGAGGGCAAGCTCGACGAGGCCAGTGTGGCGCGGCTGCTCGGCTCGTCCTCGCCGGTGCACGTGCGCGGCTTCGTGAGCGCGCTGCTGGCCGGAGACGGCGCCGCCGCGCTCGAGGCGGTCGATCGCGCCGCGAGCGCCGGTGAGGACCTGGGCACGCTCTGCCGCGAGGCGATCGAGATGACGCGGCGCCTGCTGGTGCTGAAGGTGGCCGCGGGCGCGCCCTTCGCCGATCTCACCCCGGCCGAGGCCGCCGAGCTGCGCGCCGCCGCGGAGCCGGTGAGCGCCGACGAGCTGATCTACGTGCTGCGCGCGTTCCTCGACGCCGACGTCGAGATGCGGCGATCGCCCCACCCGCGCGTGGAGCTGGAGATCGCGGCGGTGCGCGCGACGCGTCGGCCGCAGCCGCAGGCCATCGAGACCCTCATCGGCAAGCTCGAGGAAGCCGAGACCCGGCTGCGTCAGATGCCGCCGGTCGCCGGTGGCGCCGCGCGCCCGGTGGTGGTGCAGGAGACATTGCTCGACGCGCGGCCGGCGCCCGCGCCTCCCTCGTCGGGACCGCGCGCAGGCGGCCCCGTCGGATCCGGCTCCGCGCTCCCCGGGAATCCCGCCGCGCCCACCCCGTCGACGCCGCGCGCCCCGAGCGCGCCGATGGCCCCGCGCGCGGAGCCGCCGGCGAGTCGCCGCGCGCCCGAGCCCGAACCCGAGCCGGAAGCGCTGATCGACAGCGCGGCCGCCGACATCGACGACGGCGAGGCCGCATCGACCGGCGACCTCGAGACAGCGTGGGAACGGGTGGTCGGCGAGGTGCTGAAGCGCAAGGCCCTCCTGGGCTCGGTGTTGCAGCACGCCTCGCCGCTCCGGGTGGAGCAGGGCGTGCTCACCCTGGCGCTGCAGGCGAGCGGGTTCCACCGGGAGATGCTGAACGATCGCGGCAACAAGGAGCTGATCAACGAGGCGGTGCAGCGCCACGTGGCCTCGGCGCGACGCTTCGAGCTCGACACCAATGCCGCCACGCCGGCCGGCGGAGGCGGAGCGCGCAACCATCCCGCGGTGCAGGCCGCGCTGAGCACATTCCAGGGCGAGGTGGTCGCGGTGCGGCCGCGGAGCCCGGAGGAAGGAGAATCACGGTGAAAGGGTTCGGCAACATCATGAAGGAGGCCCAGAAGCTCCAGGCCCAGATGGAGCAGATGCAGGCGGAGGCCGCGAAGAAGACGGTGGAGGCCACCGCGGGCGGCGGCATGGTCACGGTGGTCGCCAACGGCAAGCAGGAGCTGGTGTCGATCAAGATCGACCGCGAGGTCATCAATCCCGAGGACGCGCAGATGCTCGAGGACCTGGTGCTGGCCGCCTCCAACGAGGCGCTGCGCAAGTCGCGGGAGATGGTGCAGGCCGAGATGGGCAAGATCACGGCCGGGCTCAAGATTCCCGGCCTCGGGTTGTAATGGCGTATTACCCGGAGCCGGTCGCCCGGCTGATCGACGCGCTCCAGCGGCTCCCGGGCATCGGGCCCAAGACGGCCCAGCGGCTGACATTCTTTCTCCTCAAGCGTCCCGCACCCGAGGTCGCGGC
Above is a window of Candidatus Methylomirabilota bacterium DNA encoding:
- the dnaX gene encoding DNA polymerase III subunit gamma/tau, whose protein sequence is MTYQVLARKWRPQVFDAVVGQDPVTRTLRNALASGRVAHAYLFTGPRGVGKTTTARLLAKALACTARTGTEACGACPSCRDFTSGAPVDVMEIDAASNTSVDDIRTLRENVKYAPARGRFKVYIVDEVHMLSGAAFNAFLKTLEEPPAHVVFILATTDPKKIPATVLSRCQRFDFRPIPPELLTASLTQILEQERVPFEPGALPVLIRAAEGSLRDALSLLDTAIAYGEGKLDEASVARLLGSSSPVHVRGFVSALLAGDGAAALEAVDRAASAGEDLGTLCREAIEMTRRLLVLKVAAGAPFADLTPAEAAELRAAAEPVSADELIYVLRAFLDADVEMRRSPHPRVELEIAAVRATRRPQPQAIETLIGKLEEAETRLRQMPPVAGGAARPVVVQETLLDARPAPAPPSSGPRAGGPVGSGSALPGNPAAPTPSTPRAPSAPMAPRAEPPASRRAPEPEPEPEALIDSAAADIDDGEAASTGDLETAWERVVGEVLKRKALLGSVLQHASPLRVEQGVLTLALQASGFHREMLNDRGNKELINEAVQRHVASARRFELDTNAATPAGGGGARNHPAVQAALSTFQGEVVAVRPRSPEEGESR
- a CDS encoding YbaB/EbfC family nucleoid-associated protein, translated to MKGFGNIMKEAQKLQAQMEQMQAEAAKKTVEATAGGGMVTVVANGKQELVSIKIDREVINPEDAQMLEDLVLAASNEALRKSREMVQAEMGKITAGLKIPGLGL